DNA from Serinibacter salmoneus:
CTGGCGCGGCGGGTCTCAGTTCAACGCCACGAACACGTCATCGGCGAACAGCCCTGGAGTGACCCGCAGCAGGCCCGTGTCGCCGAGGGGAGCCGCGAGCACGATGTTCCCGGTCGAGCTCGCCCCCGTGAACAGTTCCGTCATCCCGAACTCCGGCTCGGGAGCCACGGCGAAGTTGTCCGAGGAGGTGATCACCGTGCCGTCGGCGGTCACGTAGTCCACGTCGACCATCGAGTCGTAGGAGGAGTCCTGCCCGAGGTAGGTGGTGGTGACGGTCACGATCAGGTAGGCCTCGCCGTCGGCCGGCGGGTCGTTGAACTGGTTGGCCGCCATGACGGCGTCGGTGGCATCGAGTTGGACGGCGTCGATGACGACCTCCCACTCCTCACCGGTGATGACCGAGCCGAGGGGGGCGGGGTTGTCCCGGGTGCCGACCTGGCCGGCGGCGCCCTCCGACTCGCCCTCCGACTCGTTCTGCGACTCGTCCTGTGCGGCCGCCTCGGCCTCGGTCTCCTCCTCGGCGTCCTCGGCCTCGGCGGCGGTCTCGACCGTGACCTCGTCCTCACTGAAGGCCTCGTCCACGGCGCCGGCCACGAGCACCACGAAGACGATCGCACCGATCACCCCGCCGAGCACGGAGACCACCAGCGCCCAGATCCCGAGGATGCGGCTGGGGGGCTGGAACATGGCGACGATCGCGAGCACGAAGGCGATCGGCAGCAGGATCCAGCCGACCAGCATCGCCCCGGGGATGACGGCGAAGAGGAAGCCGAGGATCGCCGTGACCAGGGCGATGATGCCGAGGGTACGCCTGGGGCGCGAGGTGCTCGGATCCGGGGCGGGCGGGGTCCCGGGGGGAACCGGGGCCGGGGTGGTGGGAGTGGACATGGGCGACCTTTCTCTCGAGATGCCCGGGGGATAGCGGGCTCCCTCGAGCCTGCCGGGGCGCCCGACGGCGGCGCCTCGCCCGATCGGGTCGACTCGCCTGACCGATCGGTGGAGGAGGCCGAGGGCACTCCGGCCGGTCGGCTCATGGCGGATGTCACAGGTGCGCCATACGCTCACGCCATGTCCACCACATCCGGTCCGCCCTCCTGGGGCACACCCGAGTCAGGGCCCGACCCGCACCGGGCCGCAGGCGCCGGGACCCCGGGTGCGGGCCAGGGGTGGAGCGGTGGCCCCGGTCTCCTGCCGGCACCGCCTGCGTCGACACCCACCCGCCGGGTGCTGCGGATCATGGGAACGGTGGCCGCCGCGGTGATCGTGGCCTTCATGGGGATGGTGTTCGCCGCGGTGCCCAGCCCCACGGAAGGCGTCCGGATCGTGTGGCACGCCCTCGGGTTGCTCGGCGCGCTCGGGCTCGGCGTCGCGATGATCTGGCGGATCGCTCGCCCCGTCCTGGTTCTCGTGCTCACGTCACTCGGCGCGATCCTGTTGCCGCTGGACCCGATCGGCCCCGCGATCGCGCTGAACTGGGTGGTGGCGCGCGCGCCGCGCCACACCCTGATCTGGACTGTCCCGCTCGGCCTGCTCGGGATCGTCGTCCCGTTCTGGCGCGATCCCGGGTACGGAGCCGATGCGGTGCTCTCCGTTGCCCCGGAGGGCGCCGCCGGCGCCGCCGAGAACGTGCCACCGGGTGCCGGCTGGTACCTGCTGTGGGCGCTCGTGGTGCTGCTACCGGCGGTGGCCATCGGTCTGGTGCGGCGCTCGCAGGCCCAGACCAGGCTCGCGCAGGCGCGCACGGCGGCCAGTGAACAGCGTTCCCACCACCTGCGTGGCGAGCTCTCCCGTCAGGAGGAACGGGAACTGATCGCGCGGGAGATGCACGACACGGTGGCTCACCACCTGTCCGTCCTGTCCCTGCGCGCCGCGTCGATGGAGGCCACGAGTTCCGATCCCACCGTGCCCGAGCACGCCCGGGCGCTGCGGACCTCGGCCCACCAGGCGCTGGAGGAGATGCGCACCCTGATCACCTCGCTGCGGGATTCCGCCGATGGGGGCTACGTCGGGTCCGCACCGACCCTGGCCACGCTCGGTGCCCTCGTCGAGGAGGCGTCCCGGGCCGGGGTCACCATCGATGCCCACGTGGACGTCCCCGCGGACCCGCCGGCGCCCCAGGGCCTCACGCGGGCGGCGTACCGGATCGTGCAGGAGGCACTGACGAACGCGATGAAGCACGCCCCCGGGTCCGGCGTGGCGGTGCGGGTCACCGGCGTGCCCGGGGCGGGCGTGACGCTCGTGGTCTCCAACTGGTTGCCGCGGACCGATGCGCGCGGTGAGGGCTCGCGCGCCGGGATCATCGGGATGACGGAACGTGCCACGGCGCTCGGTGGGGTGCTCACCTCACGGGCCGAGGGCGAGATCTGGGTGGTGCGCGCGTGGCTGCCCTGGCGGGAGGAACGATGAGCGAGGGCGTGACCGGCTCGGGCGGGGATGCCGCGACGGCGCAGCCCGGCGCCCACGAGCCGCGTGTGGTCCGTGTGGGCATCGTGGACGACGACACGATGGTGCGCTCCCTGCTGCGCACCATCGTCACGGCCCGCGGGATGGAGGTGGTCGGCGAGGCTGACGACGGCGATGGCGCTGTGGACCTGGTGCAGCGTCACCATCCGGACGTGCTGCTGATGGACCTGAGGATGGCGCGGATGAGCGGGGTCGAGGCCACGCGTGCGGTGCGGGCCCTGCCGAGCGCGCCGGGCGTGGTGGCCCTGACCTCCTTCGACACCCCTGCCACGATCCGCGACGCGGTGGCGGCGGGGGTGCAGGGCTTCCTCGCCAAGGACGTCGGACCGGATGAGCTCGAGTCCGCGCTGCGGCAGGTGGCTGCCGGCGAGGGGGCGCTCTCGCCGCGCGCCGCGCGGGTGGTCCTGGAACAGGCGCGGTCCGAGGACGAGGGGGCGCGTCGCCGTGCCTCCGCGCGCCTGGCCGCGCTCAGCGAACGCGAGCGTGATGTGGCCGAGCGGGTGACCAGGGGACTGTCGAACCCCGAGATCGCCCGGGAGTTGTTCCTCAGTGAGAGCACGGTGAAGACCCACCTGAACGCGGCGCTGACCAAGTCGGGCGCCGCGAATCGGGTGCAGCTCGCGGTGCTGGTCACCGAGGGGTCGTGGCTGACCTGAGTGCTGCGGCGGACTCCCGCACACGAGCGCGGTCGCTCTCGTGCGTGAGGGCGTCCAGTGCCCGCGCCTCGGCGTCCGAGGAGGCCGCGCGTAGCGCCCGCGCCTGGGTGGGGTCGGCGTGCGGCAGCAGCAGGCCGAGGGTGCGCTGCACTCGGATGGCGACCTCCACGGTTCCCGCGCCGTCGCGGGCGGTGGGCTCGACGGCGTCGCGCAGCAGGGTGGCCAGGTCGAGGCTCGGCACGTGCACCCGATCGGCCGTGATGGTGGGATCGACCTCGGTGGTGAGGTAGGCCCGCAGCACCCGGTGCAGGGTGGCGAGGGTCTCGATCGCGCCGCCGGGGTCGTTGACGCCGGGGGAGAGCGCGCGGGAGGAGATCTCGCTGAGCGTGACGAGGCCGAGGCGGGGATCCTGTTCGTGGGTGCGGTGCCGCTCCACACTCACCGCCGCTCGCGCCATCTCCTGCCAGGACACCTCCTGTGACGCGTCCCCGAGCGCCTCCACACGCAGGATCGGTGACCCGGCGTCCACCAGGTCACCGGGCAGGACCTCCAGGTGCACCCGGTAGTCGCCGCGCTGTGCCCATCGTTGCAGCGAGGGCACATCCACGTGCGTGACGAAGCCACTACGCCCGGCCGTGATGGTGTGTGCACCGGGCGGGGCCCCGATCACGGGTGCCCCGCCGAACCGGGGGGACCTCGCGAACGCGGTCAGCACCGCGGTGGTGCGCTGCTCCACGCGGTCCAGCACATCGGCGTGGTGACCGAAGGTGACCAGGTGGGAGATCCACCGCAGCAGGGTGGCGATCACGACCACGATGACCGCCAGTGCACCCAGGAACAGCACGATCCTCGCCGCGGGGTCGTAGTACTGGGTCGCCAGCGCCACGATGCCCACTATCGCAAAGGCGAACGCGCCGATGAACGTGGACAGAGCGGTCTGGCTCGAGCGGTCCTGAGCGAGCAGTTCGGTGGCACGCGGGGTGGTCGTGGCCGCCGCCGAGGCCAACGAGGAGACCATGGTGGCAACGGAGAAGGTGGTGACGGCCAGCATCGAGGACGCGAGGATCTGCAGGATCGGGGAGAGCGCCTCCTGGCCCAGATCGATCGCACCCAGGGGAGCCCAGGCGGAGGCGAGCGGTGCGAGGAGCGCCAGGAGGACCCCGGCCGCAGCGAATGCGGCCGCGCGGAACCAGATGCGGCGCGTGATGCGCCGTGCGTAGATCAGCAGTGTTGCCATGCCCCATCCCTCCCCCGGTGGAGGGTCATCGTGCCATGCCGCCCCACGGCGCGGCTGCAGGCAGCGGCGCTACCTCGCCAGTGTTGCCAGGCGCTGCGTCGCGAGGCGTCGCCCGAGCGGTGTGGCCGTCGGATCCCGCAGGAGTGCGAGCAACGGCACGCGGGCGGCCGCGATCGCCCCACGCCGCGCCTCGAAGGCGCTCAGGGCGAGACGCACCGAGGTCAGGTGCAACCGCAGGTGGCCCGCCTCGGCCTCGTGCAGGCAGGACTCGAACAGGGCACGCGCTCGTGTGCCCTCGCGCGGGGCGAGGGCGACCGCCTTGGCCAGCGTGTAGTTGACGCTCAGCGGCGGTCCGTAGGCCGCGGCGGAGGCGCGGGTGCAGGCCGTGAGGGTCTCCTCGGCCTCGTCCTCTCGCCCCAGCGCCATGAGGTTGCGGACGTGGCTGGAACCGGAGATCACCACGGCGTGCGGGTCCTTCTGCTCGAGGGCGAGGGTGAACGCTGACTCAAACAGCGTGTGCGCCTCGCCGCGGCGTCCCTGCGCCACGAGCACCTCGGCCAGCTGCCAGGGCGCGATGATGCGATGCAGCAGCACGCCGCGCCTCGCGAACCAGGCCATCGACTCCCGCCCCGCAGCCTCGGCCTGCGCCAACCTGTCCAGTTCGCGCAACGCTCGTGGGAGCTCCAGTCGCGCAAGGGTGGCCCAGTGGGCGGCGGCCTCCTCACGTGCCAGGACGTACTCGCAGGAGGCGAGGGCATCAGCGGGGCGCCCCGCGAGATTGAACGCCTGGATCCCGCGAGCGTGGAGCATCACGCGGTCGCCGTCCGTGTGCTCGGGTGATGACAGCGCGTGCTCGAGGAGTGTGATCGCGCTGTCGTAGCGGAATCCCCGGCCGATGATCTCCGCCTGTTCCGCCTCCAACTCGGCCCGGCTCGGCACCGGCAGATGGCCGGACTCCCGGGCGCGGTCCGCGAGCTCGACGCAGCGTGTGAGGGCGTCGCGTGCCTCCTCGAACCGGCACAGGGCCATCGACTCCCGCGCGTGTGCGAGGTGGTGCCACATCCGCAGGGAGGCCAGGCCGTGGGTGGCGGCGTCGGCGGCGAGCGCATGTCCGTCCTGACGGCTGTTGTCGTACACGGTGAACGGCCCCAGCACGGTCGCCAGCACGGACACCTCTCGGGAGAGCGCCAGCTCGGCGGCCAGGTGCACCGTCGTCACCGCCACCTCGATCACGCTGCGCAGCCACGCCAGGCACTCGCCGAGATCACGGGGCAGGGTGGCGTCGTCGTCCATCGCGTGCGGCTGCTGTGCCAGGTCGCTCAGGTCGGGCAACCCCAGTGGCCCGCGTTCGGGGCGCTGCGGGAACGGGGGGCTCATCTGGGCTGCGGCACGAGCCCACACGAGGTCGGCGCGGGCTGCCAGGTCCGCGGCGAGGTCGTGAACCCAGATGCGTTGCGTGGAGCGGGGGAAGTCCTCGGCGGCGCGGCTGCGGGCCGCCGAGCGCACCACATCGTGCAGGTCGAACCGGCCGTCGCCAAGGCGGGTGACCACGTTCTCTCGCACGAGATTGTGCAGGTGGCCGACCGGGTTCGTGATCCCGGCGTCGCCCGCGAGCGCGACCGCGACGTCGTGTTCGCCCAGCCGGCCAGGGTGCAGCGCCAGGAGGCCCAGCACCCGCTGTTCCGCAGCGGGCAGGATCGCGTACGCCTCGTGCAGTGCGGGCGCCAGGGCGTGGGTGAGTGCGGTCAGGCGGCGCACGTGGTCGCCGAGGAACCACCCCGGCCGTGAGCGTGCCTGGCCGGCCAGCATCGTGATGGCGAGGGGGATCCCGCCGGAGATCTGGGCCAGGCGGTCCAGCGCCGTCGAGTCCTCCGTCGGGGATCCCGGCTGCACCTGTCCCACGAGGGAGCGTTCCAGCATGATGCGCGCATCCCGGGTGGTGAGTGGCTCGACCCGATGGTTGACCACGGCGTGGGGGCAGGAGAGTCGACGGCGTGAGGTGACGATGAGGATGGTGCCGGGGGTGTGCTCGAGAAGCTGGGCGAGGTCCTCATCGCTCGGGACGTCGTCGAGCACCACGATCAGGCGCGCGCCGCCGGCCGGTGCGGTGCGCGCGATGGCTGCGGCGACCTCGCGTGGCCGCAGCGAGGCGGAGCCGGTGTCACCGGAGGCGGTGCGCAGCCCGATGTGCAGGATGCGCAGCGGCCGGTCCCTGCCATTGATCTCAGCGGCGACCCGGCCGGCGAGGGCGGCAGCCAGGTGGCTCTTGCCCACACCCGGGATCCCCGTGAACAGGGCGAGAACAGCGTGTCCGGGTCGGGATGCGCCCTCGCCGTCCCGCACCGCGTGGAGCACCTGGGTGGTGAGCTGCTCGAGTTCGGCGGAGCGGTCGGGCAGGTCCGATTCGATCGGGGGGAGGTCGACCACCTCGATGCTCGCGCGATCGCTCGGGGTGGACCCCTCGCGCAGGATCCTGCGGTGGGCCGCGCGAGCATCCTGGGTGAGGTCCTCCCGGCCGAGCGCACTCAGGAGGTCGGCGACCAGGTCCACGTCGAGGCGGCGCCGGCCAGGTCGGAAGGCGTCGTAGACGGTGACCCGGCCCGGTGGCGGCAGGCGATGAGCCACCTCTCGCGTGGCGCGCAACGCAGCGACGCTGCGCGCCAACCGGGTGAAGGAGGGGTTGCCCACCGCGGTGCGTGCCATGACGAGCACGTGGACGAGGTCGTCCAGACTCCGGGACCGAACCAGTGCGGCGCGCAGGTCGTCAGCCATCGCCGGCACCCCCGCGCGGGTACGTGGGATGCCTCGTGGCGCGAGTTGCTGTGCGACGCACGATCATCGCGTCCCCCCGACGTCTGCACCGCCCCCGAGGTGCATCGCGGCGCGCGGCCGCGTGCCGTCCAGTCTAGACCTGGTGGATCGCGTCCGGGCGGAAACGCGTGACCTGCTGGCAGGTCAGGACGACGGCGTGCGCCTCAGGGGCACGCCAGAGGGCCGGCGTTGGCCGGTGGGGTCGGCAGGTCGCACGCCGGGGTGACCAGTTCCTGCGCCGCGTACGCCCACAGGGCGCAGGCGAGCACGATCACCACGGCGCTGATCCACGTGGCCCAGGAGGCCGCCTTCTCACGCCACATCTCACACCATCCCGAAGCGCTCGGAGCGCACGTCGTCGGCCGGGATCCCGGCCCTGGTCAAGGCGGCCTCGACGTCGTCCATCATCGCGTCGGGTCCGCACAGGCAGAAGACCGTCCCAGCGGGCAGGCCCTCGGTGCGCGCGGAGACGAACGCGCCGTCCACGCGGCCCGTGGCCCCCTCCCAGGTGGGTGAGGGGCGGGAGATCACGTGGGTGACCGTGAGGTCCAGTCGCTGCGCGGCCCGGTCGATCTCCTCGCGGCAGGGGATGGAGTCCTCCCGGCGGTTGCCGAGCCAGAGCTGGATCGGGCGGTCATCGCCCCTGTCGGCGAGGGTCTCCAGCATGCTGACCAGCGGAGTGACGCCGACCCCCGCGCCGATGAGCACGAGCGGGGCTCGATCGGGAAGGACGAACGCGCCGAACGGGCCGTCGAGGTACACGGTCTCGCCGACCTGGAGGTCGGCGACGTCGTGGCTGAAGTTGTCGAACTCTCGGATCGTGAAGCGCACCCGCTGGTGGTCCTCGGCGCTGGAGGCGAAGGAGAAGGGGTGATAGGTCAGGGCGAAGGGGGAGCGACGGGCGATCAGCCAGGCGAACTGCCCGGGTTCGAACCGGAAGCCGGCGTCCCCGTGCGCGGCGGGATCGGCCAGCCGCAGCGTGATCGTGGTGGTGTCGTCCGTGGCCCGTTCGAGGGACTCCACCACCCAGCGGCGCCGGTGGCGCAGGAGCGGCTTGATCAGGCGCACCCAGATCCCCAGGGCCACGAACGCGATGGTCAGCACGATCCACAGTGCCTGCTCCCACGGTTCCCGGATGTAGTAGCCGACCAGGAGTGCGTGCGCCAGCGCGGTGACCACGACCACGAGCGCGAGCGCGGCGTGGGTGAACTGCCAGGCGGGGTAGGACAGGCGCAGCCTGCGCCGGTAGACGGAGAGCACGATCAGCACGAGGAGCGCCACGCAGGAGGTGACGGCGAACTTCGCGCGTAGCGGCGAGGTGAGGACGTCGAGAAGGCCGAGGAACTCGCTGTTCACCAGGAACAGGATGATCGGGTGTGCGAAGACGAGAACGGTGGCCAGGTATGCGACCTGCTTGTGGAACTGCAGGACCACGTCCATTCCGACTGGATGGACCACGATGCGTGAGCGCGCTGCCATCACGAATTGGAGTCCGAACATGGCGAGTCCCACGAATCCGAGCGCGACCGAGAAATTGATCCAGAAGCCACGGCCCGGATCGAGGCTGATGAGCGCCAAGGGCAGGGGGAGGATCACGAGGGTGAGGTAGAGGGTGACCCAGAGCGCGAACGCCCCGCGGGAGCGCCGCTGCACTCGTACCTGTCTGGACCTCTGCGCTGGAGCGTCGGTCGTGGGGTCGGGGGGTGTCATGCGGCTCCAGGTGCTGTGTCATCACGTCCGGCCCGACGGCGCCGGGTGCGGCCCGTGGGTCCCCCTGCCCCGAGGCTAGCGAAGGAGAGTGTGCTGCGCCGCTCGAGCGGTTCGCAATGCTAGGAGGATGTCGGTGGGGCATGGCACTGTGACGGTATGGAGATCGAGTTTCCTCGGTGCGCGTGGTGTCGGTCCGGCGATGTTCGGCCGTTGATCATGGGATTAGCCGTTCCTGGGGTGTTCGACGACGCGATTTCCGGCCGGTCGCCGGTATACGGCGGCTGCGTGGTGATGGAGCCGGTAATGCCGTTCCATTGCCCCCGCTGCGGCGTCGACCTGCAGGCAAACGGGCGGGTTCCGAGCTTGCCGATGGTGGTGCGGGTCGCGGAGGCGGGCGAGAACGCTGGCCGCGGTGAACGGCTGGATGTCGGCGCGCTGGTGTACGTGGTGGGGGAGGCGCTGCGCCGCACGCGGCGTCGGGGCCCGCTGGACTTCCACCCGCCCAGGGAGGCGATCGGGCGGCTGGCCACCACCCCGTACGAAGCGTGCCGGGAGACGGAGGCGATGGCGCAGCAGGGCGCGCGCCCCCTTGTCGTGGAAGTGCGTGCGGTGCGCTCGGGGACTCCGGACCCGCAGGAGGACCTGGTCCCCGAGATCACGATCAGCCTGCCCTCCGGCCGTCCCGCGATGCGCCCGGTGCTGGACGCGTTGTCCCGGGAGTTGCGCTACTTCGACGTGCGGGTCGATCCAGGGGCCTCGGGCGCGGGTGAGGACCGTTCGGCAGTGGAGGACGGCGAGGTGGTGCAGGACGGCGAGGCGGTGGACGCGGGGGTGCCGCCCGCCATGGACTGCTGCGCAGGCGCCGCGGGGTCGTGTACGTGTGCGTGCGGCGCCACGCTCGCTGACCTGTGCATCGAGGTCCGTGCCGACCTGTACCTGGACCGGCTGGACGGTCGGGTGCACCGCGGCGCCGGACGTGTGGTGAGTGCCCTGGAGCGGGCCCTGTCGCTCGCAGTCGAGGGCAGCCTCGCGCGTTGCGGCAACGCACCGGTCGCCTGGTCACAGCCGGTGTGGAGTACGCGGGAACTGTGCGAGGTGGTGGAGGTGGAGCCGGCCGATCAGGCGCTGCGGGAGTGGGTGGAGGACCTGGTGCGGATCCCGCACGGCATGCTGGCGGGGGAGGACCTGGGTGATGCCCTGGCCCTCGAAGCGGAGTGTGACGGGGAGGCGCGCAGGGTGGAATTGGACTTCCCGCTGACCGTGCTGGAGTACGCCGAAGCGGTAGCCCGCCACTTCTCCGGGCTGCGCGTGGACGTCGGGGAAGGCGACCGGCTCTCGCAGATGGACTGAGGGCGCGGCTCCCGGGCGACGGTGCGCCTCGGGGCATGGCGCCTCAGGGCACCACCTTGCGCTTCGAAGCGGGTAGGTTCGGCACGGGATCTCGCAGCACGGTGGAGGGGGAGCAATGCCGAAGGAGACTGCGTACGAGCGGCTGACCCGTGGTGTGGGTGGCACGCGCTTTGTGCCCGCCGCGCGGTATGACTCCGCGCGTGCCGCGTGGGAGGCCGCGGCGGCGCGCCGCCCCGGCGCCACGCCCCAGGTGCAGCACGCTCCTGCGGGTTCGGCGGGCGGGCCCGCCCCGAAGCAGCAGTTCGCTCCGGCGGGTTCGGTTCAGTTCGCCATGGCCATGGCGCAGCACGTTGCCCAGCCCCAGCACTACGCGGCGCCGCAGCCGTACGCGGCGCCGCAGCCGTACGCCCCGCCGCAGCAACCCCCGCAGGCGACGGCTCGACCCGCCCCACAACCGGCGTATGCACCGCCGCGTCCGGTACCGCGGGCGGGCCGTCCCGCGCCGGGTGCCCGCGGTGGTGCGCAGCGGCGTGGCCCGTCCCAGCAGGGTCCGAGTCCGGTCGATCAGAACTCGCACCGGATGCTCGGAGTCTTCGTCGCCGTGGTGGCGGTGTCCCTCCTCGTCCTGATCTGGGTCGCCTGGCTCGGCGGTGCGTTCGATGACGCGCAGGGAGGGTCGGTGTCACTGCTCAACGGCGACGGCGTGCGCGCCGCGGCGTCGACCGCGCCGAGCGGCGCCGATCTGCTGGATCTCGCCTGACTCGCTGGCGGCGGTAGCCTCGGGAGCGTGACGCGACGGGGCCCCCAGCACTGCACGCCGAGACCGTGCCGCGCGCGCCGAGGCCGTGGCCCGTGCGCACGTGCTCGGCGCACGACGCTCGGGTTCGCGGGAGGTGAGGCGCGGTGAACCGCCTGATCACCGCCGGATTCGGCGCGCCGGCACTCCAGGCGCTGCGCCGCGCCGTCGAGCACGCCAAGCACGGCGACCCCCTCGCCCCCGTGACGATCCTCTGCCCCGATAACATCGCGGCCGTCGCTGCGCGCCGTGCCCTCGCCCACGGGATCGGCGGCCGCCCCGGCGTGGCCGCGATCGACGTCACGACCACCCGGCGCCTCGCGGAGCACCTCGTGCAGGCCACCGGTGCCACCACCCGACCCGTCACCTCCGCCCTGCTCACCGCGCTGTGGCGCCGCGAACTCGAGCGCGCCCCGGGGGTCTTCGCGCCCGTGATCGATCGGCCCGCCACCGTCCGCGCCCTGGTGCGGGCCCATCACGAGCTGCGCGATGCCCCCGCGGTGGCCCTGCGGGCCGTGGCGGAGGGCAGCCACCTCGGCGCCGACCTGGTCCGGCTGCACCGCGCGGTGCTGGCCGCCCTGGTGAGCGACGGTCGGCAGGATGCTGCCGCCATCCTCGAGGCCGCCGCGGCCCATCTGCCCGACGGCGCCGCCCACCTGGGACCCGTCATCCTCCACCTGCCCGGCGAACCCGAGGCGACCGAGGCCACCTTCCTGCGGGCGCTCGCCGCGGCGACTCCCCTCACCGCGATCCTCGGCACCACCGGCAACCCCGCGGTCGATGCGCCGGCGACCGCCGCGTTCACCACGATCCTCGGCGTCGAGGCGGACCCGCCCGGCGCAACCACCCCTCACCCGACCGAACCGATCGCCGGCGCCGTGGTGCACACCTCCGACTCCGACGAGGAGGTCCGCGAGGCGCTGCGCCGCACCCGACGCCTGCTCGCCGCCGGCACCCCCGCGCACCGCATCGCCCTGCTCTACCCCGTGGCCGCGCCCTACGCCCGGCTCCTGCACGACCACCTCGCCGCCGCGGGCATCGCCGCCAACGGCCCCGGGGTGCGGCCCCTGCGGGACCGCGCCATCGCCGATGCGTTCCTCGCCCTGCTCGCGCTCGACCCCGAGCGCCTGGACCGGATCGCGGTGTTCGACTGGTTCGGGCGCGCCCCGATCCTGCACGGGGCGGCCGCGCGGGTGGTGCCGCGCACCGCGTGGGACCGGATCGCGCGCGAGGCGGGGGTCACCCGCGGCACCTGGGCGCCGCGCCTCGCCGACCACACCGAACGGCTGACGGGCATCCTGGCCGCCACCCGGGAGGACCCCGAGGCGAGCGAGGCCACCATCGCCCACCACGAGCGGGCCCTCGCGGCGGCGCAGGACCTCGCGGCGTTCATCACCGAACTCACCGAGACCCTCCGCGCCGGCCGCGAGGCGACCACCTGGGCCGACCTCGGCGCCTGGGCCGCGCGGACCTTCGCGCGCTACCTCGGGGCCGCCGCCAGCGCCCGGATGACCCGGCTGCCGCAGGACGAGCAGCGCGCCGCCACCGCCATCGAGACCACCCTGGGTGGCCTGGGGGAGTTGGACGCCATTGCGGCCGGCCCCCCGAGCGTGGCGGACCTCGCGGAGATCCTCGCCGTGGACCTGGACGGCCACCGCCCCCGCGTGGGCCGGTTCGGGGAGGGTGTGTTCGTCGGCCCGATCGGCGCCGCCACCTCCCTGGAGACCGACCACACGATCGTGCTCGGCCTCGCGGAGGACCTCTACCCCGGCCGCCACCGCGTGGACCCGCTGCTGCCCGACGCGGTGCGTCGCAGCGCCGGCCTGCGCACCGACGCCGACCGGCTGCGGGAGCGGCACCGCGCGCTGCTCGCGGCCCTGGCCTGCGCACCGGAGGTGACCGCCACCTTCCCCCGCGGTGACCTGCGCCGCGGCGCGGAACGGCTCCCGAGCCGCTGGCTGATGCCGACGCTGCGCGCGCTGACCCGTACCCCGGACCTGCAGGCCACCGGGTGGAGCGAGGCGTCCTCGGATCGCCTCCACGCCGTCGCCTCGCACTGGGAGGGGGTGGCTCGCGGCGCCGATCCCGGGAGTGAGCAGGAGTGGCGGCTGCGGCGCATCACCGGCGGTGACCCCCTCCACGACGGCCGCCTGGCCGCGGCCCTGGAACTGCTGGCCGCCCGCG
Protein-coding regions in this window:
- a CDS encoding sensor histidine kinase gives rise to the protein MSTTSGPPSWGTPESGPDPHRAAGAGTPGAGQGWSGGPGLLPAPPASTPTRRVLRIMGTVAAAVIVAFMGMVFAAVPSPTEGVRIVWHALGLLGALGLGVAMIWRIARPVLVLVLTSLGAILLPLDPIGPAIALNWVVARAPRHTLIWTVPLGLLGIVVPFWRDPGYGADAVLSVAPEGAAGAAENVPPGAGWYLLWALVVLLPAVAIGLVRRSQAQTRLAQARTAASEQRSHHLRGELSRQEERELIAREMHDTVAHHLSVLSLRAASMEATSSDPTVPEHARALRTSAHQALEEMRTLITSLRDSADGGYVGSAPTLATLGALVEEASRAGVTIDAHVDVPADPPAPQGLTRAAYRIVQEALTNAMKHAPGSGVAVRVTGVPGAGVTLVVSNWLPRTDARGEGSRAGIIGMTERATALGGVLTSRAEGEIWVVRAWLPWREER
- a CDS encoding response regulator, whose translation is MSEGVTGSGGDAATAQPGAHEPRVVRVGIVDDDTMVRSLLRTIVTARGMEVVGEADDGDGAVDLVQRHHPDVLLMDLRMARMSGVEATRAVRALPSAPGVVALTSFDTPATIRDAVAAGVQGFLAKDVGPDELESALRQVAAGEGALSPRAARVVLEQARSEDEGARRRASARLAALSERERDVAERVTRGLSNPEIARELFLSESTVKTHLNAALTKSGAANRVQLAVLVTEGSWLT
- a CDS encoding DUF2254 domain-containing protein, producing MATLLIYARRITRRIWFRAAAFAAAGVLLALLAPLASAWAPLGAIDLGQEALSPILQILASSMLAVTTFSVATMVSSLASAAATTTPRATELLAQDRSSQTALSTFIGAFAFAIVGIVALATQYYDPAARIVLFLGALAVIVVVIATLLRWISHLVTFGHHADVLDRVEQRTTAVLTAFARSPRFGGAPVIGAPPGAHTITAGRSGFVTHVDVPSLQRWAQRGDYRVHLEVLPGDLVDAGSPILRVEALGDASQEVSWQEMARAAVSVERHRTHEQDPRLGLVTLSEISSRALSPGVNDPGGAIETLATLHRVLRAYLTTEVDPTITADRVHVPSLDLATLLRDAVEPTARDGAGTVEVAIRVQRTLGLLLPHADPTQARALRAASSDAEARALDALTHESDRARVRESAAALRSATTPR
- a CDS encoding ferredoxin reductase family protein produces the protein MQRRSRGAFALWVTLYLTLVILPLPLALISLDPGRGFWINFSVALGFVGLAMFGLQFVMAARSRIVVHPVGMDVVLQFHKQVAYLATVLVFAHPIILFLVNSEFLGLLDVLTSPLRAKFAVTSCVALLVLIVLSVYRRRLRLSYPAWQFTHAALALVVVVTALAHALLVGYYIREPWEQALWIVLTIAFVALGIWVRLIKPLLRHRRRWVVESLERATDDTTTITLRLADPAAHGDAGFRFEPGQFAWLIARRSPFALTYHPFSFASSAEDHQRVRFTIREFDNFSHDVADLQVGETVYLDGPFGAFVLPDRAPLVLIGAGVGVTPLVSMLETLADRGDDRPIQLWLGNRREDSIPCREEIDRAAQRLDLTVTHVISRPSPTWEGATGRVDGAFVSARTEGLPAGTVFCLCGPDAMMDDVEAALTRAGIPADDVRSERFGMV
- a CDS encoding PD-(D/E)XK nuclease family protein codes for the protein MNRLITAGFGAPALQALRRAVEHAKHGDPLAPVTILCPDNIAAVAARRALAHGIGGRPGVAAIDVTTTRRLAEHLVQATGATTRPVTSALLTALWRRELERAPGVFAPVIDRPATVRALVRAHHELRDAPAVALRAVAEGSHLGADLVRLHRAVLAALVSDGRQDAAAILEAAAAHLPDGAAHLGPVILHLPGEPEATEATFLRALAAATPLTAILGTTGNPAVDAPATAAFTTILGVEADPPGATTPHPTEPIAGAVVHTSDSDEEVREALRRTRRLLAAGTPAHRIALLYPVAAPYARLLHDHLAAAGIAANGPGVRPLRDRAIADAFLALLALDPERLDRIAVFDWFGRAPILHGAAARVVPRTAWDRIAREAGVTRGTWAPRLADHTERLTGILAATREDPEASEATIAHHERALAAAQDLAAFITELTETLRAGREATTWADLGAWAARTFARYLGAAASARMTRLPQDEQRAATAIETTLGGLGELDAIAAGPPSVADLAEILAVDLDGHRPRVGRFGEGVFVGPIGAATSLETDHTIVLGLAEDLYPGRHRVDPLLPDAVRRSAGLRTDADRLRERHRALLAALACAPEVTATFPRGDLRRGAERLPSRWLMPTLRALTRTPDLQATGWSEASSDRLHAVASHWEGVARGADPGSEQEWRLRRITGGDPLHDGRLAAALELLAARAEESFTRFDGNVAGVAGLPDFTAGDRAIAPTTLERYAGCPHAYFQERLLNVRPLEEPEEILTLSPADLGTIIHEVMDRLTSEAKAAGTLPGFGEPWSAAHRRRMGEIAGEVMDAVERRGLTGHPRLWERERELILGDLTAVLDLDDAAHATQRSRLIASELAFGQRGLAPVQVPIEMPDGAAHLAMRGSADRVEETSEGRLIVTDLKTGSSRTFKDIAQDPVVAGTKLQLPAYAMAAQREFGHEGQEIEAAYWFVGRKYHDERVEVRLDEDLASRYARALGALVAGIRDGQFIPRPPQEDDFSWVKCPYCNPDGVGYGHVRTGAYRKRTDPALADLFALLDPGALAEGSDLG